The sequence below is a genomic window from Salicibibacter cibarius.
AACCAAAGACAACGCATTGTAAGAAATATTGAACAAGAGCACGAGGAAGCCGTCAAGGTTTTTACATATGGGAAGTCCCGTTTCACGTATGTTTTGCTCGCGTTGATTTTAATGGTTTTTGTCTGGGTGGAAACGGTTGCGGACTCGACGGATGTGTTGGCGCTAATTGAATTCGGCGCAAAATATAATCCGTTCATCGATGCTGGCGAATGGTGGCGTATTTTTACGTCGATGTTTTTGCATATCGGCATCTTTCACTTATTTATGAATTCATTGGCGCTTCTTTTTCTGGGAACGGCAGTAGAGCGTATATTCGGAACGGCGCGGTTTATCTGGGTATACATGGTTGCCGGCATCGTTGGCTCGACGGCCAGTTATGCGTTCACCGAACAAGTTTCTGCGGGAGCATCAGGCGCGATTTTTGGCTGTTTTGGTGCGCTGGTTTTCTTCGGGATCAACCATCGCCGTCTTTTTTTCCGCACCATCGGAAGAAATGTCATTGTCATTCTTTTGATTAATGTCATTTTCGGGACGGTCGTTCCGATGGTTGACAACGGCGCGCATATGGGAGGTTTAGTCGGAGGGTTTCTTGCTGCCGCAACGGTGGGCATGCCTGATAAGGCGTATAAATTAAAACAACTTGTTGTTATTCCCGCTATTGCCGCGCTTGTCGCAATTTTATTCGCCTATGGCTATTACGGCGAAGGAAACGATCCGGCGGAACCGATCGTAGAAATTCAATTGGCACAGGAGCTTATGGAAGAAGAAGCATATGATGAGGCTTACGATACGATGGCAAGTGTGATCGATGGGACAGATATGCCCGAGGCGCATTTCATGATCGGAAATGCAGCGTTTGGACGCGAGGATTACG
It includes:
- a CDS encoding rhomboid family intramembrane serine protease is translated as MEVRDQDVLFWELAHHLVAKNGFQAVHVTNDRKQLWLEKETDKEQFLISLSKIDMAWSRGLDQLMKDNARASQSFKKGSPRKNTVYHNVYITSMAPADDWKSKTSEIIYTDAARRKPMQTWLFAASIGAQHGDDIEKFLSLLNADEHWPSKEEMLQDDDDLRAQKTANQRQRIVRNIEQEHEEAVKVFTYGKSRFTYVLLALILMVFVWVETVADSTDVLALIEFGAKYNPFIDAGEWWRIFTSMFLHIGIFHLFMNSLALLFLGTAVERIFGTARFIWVYMVAGIVGSTASYAFTEQVSAGASGAIFGCFGALVFFGINHRRLFFRTIGRNVIVILLINVIFGTVVPMVDNGAHMGGLVGGFLAAATVGMPDKAYKLKQLVVIPAIAALVAILFAYGYYGEGNDPAEPIVEIQLAQELMEEEAYDEAYDTMASVIDGTDMPEAHFMIGNAAFGREDYEEAEGFYQEALAENPDFHEAAYNLALVYGEMGEDEQALEHAERALDLEPDNEEYEDLLEELQGA